A window of Candidatus Pantoea floridensis contains these coding sequences:
- the rppH gene encoding RNA pyrophosphohydrolase has translation MIDDDGYRPNVGIVICNRQGQVLWARRFGQHSWQFPQGGINPGETAEQAMYRELFEEVGLHRKDVRILASTRNWLRYKLPKRLVRWDTKPVCIGQKQKWFLLQLMCSDAEINVQHSSTPEFDGWRWVSFWYPVRQVVSFKRDVYRRVMKEFAGVVMSMQESAGQRNNAAQRRKRG, from the coding sequence GTATCGTAATCTGCAACAGGCAAGGACAAGTGTTATGGGCCAGGCGCTTTGGACAGCACTCCTGGCAATTTCCTCAGGGAGGCATCAATCCGGGTGAAACTGCTGAACAGGCGATGTATCGCGAACTGTTCGAAGAAGTGGGCTTACACCGCAAAGATGTTCGAATACTTGCTTCAACCCGTAACTGGTTACGTTACAAGTTGCCAAAACGTTTGGTGCGTTGGGACACAAAGCCGGTGTGTATCGGCCAGAAACAAAAGTGGTTTCTTCTGCAGTTAATGTGTAGTGACGCGGAGATCAATGTGCAGCACAGCAGCACGCCCGAGTTTGATGGTTGGCGCTGGGTTAGCTTCTGGTATCCGGTACGTCAGGTCGTCTCTTTCAAGCGCGATGTTTATCGCCGCGTAATGAAAGAATTCGCTGGCGTGGTGATGTCTATGCAGGAGAGTGCGGGGCAGCGCAATAACGCCGCCCAACGACGTAAAAGAGGATAG
- the ptsP gene encoding phosphoenolpyruvate--protein phosphotransferase → MLTQLREIVEKVASAPRLNEALDILVNEICLAMETEVCSVYLADHDRRCYYLMATRGLKKPRGRTVTLAFDEGIVGLVGRLAEPINLADAQSHPSFKYIPSVKEERYRSFLGVPIISRRQLLGVLVVQQREHRQFDESEESFLVTLATQMAGLLSQSQLGQLFGQFRQTRVKAIAAAPGVAVAPGWVDETQPLLDQVTAASTLDVQRERERLVLAMGEAGNEFRRFSKRFAASVQKESAAIFDLYSHLLTDARLKKDLFDEIDRGSVAEWAVKTVIEKFAEQFANLQDQYLRERAGDLRVLGQRLLFHLDDSLVGTNAWPERFVLVADELTATTLAELPQERLAGVVVRDGASNSHAAILTRAMGIPTVMGADILPAQLNKRLLIVDGYRGEVLIDPEPVLVQEYQRLISEENALSKMAEGVVEQSGELKSGERVQVMLNAGLSPEHEQALDSWVDGIGLYRTEIPFMLHNGFPSEEEQVAQYQGMLQLFYDKPVTLRTLDVGADKQLPYMPISEENPCLGWRGIRLTLDQPEIFLVQVRAMLRANVASGNLSILLPMISHIDEIDEARRLIDRAGREVEEMLGYVIPKPRIGIMIEVPSMLFMIPHLADRIDFISVGTNDLTQYLLAVDRNNTRVANLYDSLHPAMLRALHTIASEAREAKLELCLCGEMAGDPMCVALLVGMGYHHLSMNGKNVPRVKYLLRHLDFEEAQKLSEHGLAAHTASEVRHLVSTFMERRGLGGLIRGGR, encoded by the coding sequence ATGCTCACTCAGTTGCGCGAAATAGTAGAAAAAGTGGCGAGTGCTCCACGTCTGAATGAAGCACTCGACATTCTGGTAAACGAAATTTGCCTTGCGATGGAAACCGAGGTTTGCTCGGTTTATCTCGCCGATCACGATCGTCGTTGCTACTACCTGATGGCGACACGCGGACTAAAAAAGCCGCGTGGTCGTACGGTCACGCTGGCATTTGACGAAGGCATTGTTGGCCTTGTCGGACGCTTAGCCGAGCCGATCAACCTCGCCGATGCTCAGAGCCATCCCAGCTTCAAATACATTCCTTCTGTTAAAGAGGAGCGTTATCGCTCCTTCCTCGGTGTCCCGATTATCAGCCGCCGCCAGCTGCTTGGCGTGTTGGTTGTGCAGCAGCGCGAACACCGCCAGTTCGATGAAAGCGAAGAGTCGTTTCTCGTCACGCTTGCCACGCAAATGGCCGGCTTACTGTCGCAATCGCAGCTTGGCCAACTGTTTGGCCAATTCCGCCAGACGCGCGTCAAAGCGATTGCCGCTGCGCCTGGCGTGGCGGTTGCGCCAGGTTGGGTAGATGAAACCCAGCCGCTGCTCGATCAGGTCACTGCCGCTTCCACGCTGGACGTGCAGCGCGAGCGCGAGCGCCTGGTGCTGGCAATGGGTGAGGCGGGCAACGAATTTCGCCGCTTCAGTAAACGCTTTGCCGCCAGCGTGCAGAAAGAGAGTGCGGCGATCTTCGATCTCTATTCGCATCTGCTCACGGATGCGCGGCTGAAAAAAGATCTTTTTGACGAGATCGATCGCGGATCGGTCGCGGAATGGGCAGTCAAGACGGTAATCGAGAAGTTCGCCGAACAGTTCGCTAATCTGCAGGATCAATATTTACGCGAGCGCGCCGGCGATTTGCGCGTGCTCGGTCAGCGTCTGCTCTTTCACCTCGATGATTCGCTGGTGGGCACCAATGCCTGGCCGGAACGCTTCGTACTGGTTGCCGATGAACTCACAGCCACCACCCTGGCCGAACTGCCGCAGGAGCGTTTAGCCGGCGTGGTGGTCCGCGACGGTGCGTCCAACTCGCATGCGGCGATTTTGACGCGCGCGATGGGCATTCCAACCGTGATGGGCGCGGATATCCTGCCCGCGCAGCTTAACAAACGCCTGCTGATTGTTGACGGCTACCGCGGCGAAGTGCTGATCGATCCTGAACCGGTGTTGGTACAGGAATATCAGCGTTTGATCAGCGAAGAGAACGCGCTGAGCAAAATGGCTGAAGGCGTGGTTGAGCAATCCGGTGAGCTGAAAAGCGGCGAGCGCGTGCAGGTGATGCTGAATGCAGGCCTCAGCCCGGAACATGAACAGGCGCTCGACAGCTGGGTTGACGGCATTGGCCTGTATCGCACCGAAATCCCGTTTATGCTGCACAACGGTTTCCCTTCCGAAGAGGAACAGGTGGCGCAGTACCAGGGCATGCTGCAGCTGTTTTATGATAAGCCGGTCACGCTACGCACGCTGGATGTGGGGGCTGATAAACAGCTGCCGTATATGCCGATCAGTGAAGAGAATCCCTGCCTTGGCTGGCGCGGTATTCGTTTAACGCTCGATCAGCCGGAAATCTTCCTGGTGCAGGTGCGTGCCATGCTGCGTGCCAATGTGGCATCTGGCAACCTGAGCATTTTACTGCCGATGATTAGCCATATTGATGAGATCGATGAAGCGCGTCGTCTGATTGATCGTGCTGGTCGTGAAGTGGAAGAGATGCTGGGGTATGTGATTCCCAAGCCGCGGATTGGTATCATGATCGAAGTGCCCTCGATGCTATTTATGATCCCGCATCTGGCGGATCGCATTGATTTTATTTCGGTGGGCACCAACGATCTCACGCAATATTTGCTGGCAGTGGATCGCAACAACACGCGCGTGGCGAACTTGTATGATTCGCTGCATCCGGCAATGCTGCGGGCGCTGCACACCATTGCCAGCGAAGCCCGCGAGGCCAAACTGGAGCTCTGCTTGTGTGGTGAAATGGCCGGCGATCCGATGTGTGTCGCGCTGTTAGTGGGCATGGGCTATCACCACCTCAGCATGAACGGCAAGAACGTGCCGCGCGTGAAATATCTGTTGCGTCATCTCGATTTCGAGGAAGCGCAGAAATTGAGCGAGCATGGATTGGCGGCGCATACGGCATCAGAAGTACGTCACCTGGTTTCAACCTTTATGGAGCGTCGCGGTTTAGGCGGCCTGATTCGCGGCGGGCGTTAA
- the lgt gene encoding prolipoprotein diacylglyceryl transferase translates to MTNGYISFPQFDPVIFSIGPISLHWYGLMYLVGFIFAMWLATRRANKPGSGWKKEEVENLLYAGFLGVFLGGRIGYVLFYNLPLFLENPLYLFKVWDGGMSFHGGLIGVIVVMLIFARRTKRTFFQVADFIAPLIPFGLGAGRLGNFINGELWGRVAPDFKFAMLFPGSRSEDIALAANNPQYQELLNTYGVLPRHASQLYELCLEGIVLFIILNLFIRKPRPMGSVSGLFLIGYGAFRIIVEFFRQPDAQLGLFEGGVSMGQILSIPMILAGVIMMVWAYRRRPQQQTREVK, encoded by the coding sequence ATGACTAACGGCTACATTTCGTTTCCCCAATTCGATCCGGTGATTTTCTCAATCGGACCGATTTCGCTTCACTGGTACGGTTTGATGTATCTGGTGGGCTTTATTTTTGCCATGTGGCTGGCGACGCGCCGTGCTAACAAACCTGGCAGCGGCTGGAAAAAAGAGGAAGTGGAGAATCTGCTGTACGCAGGTTTCCTCGGCGTGTTCCTCGGCGGACGTATTGGCTATGTGCTGTTCTACAACCTGCCGCTGTTCCTGGAGAATCCGCTTTATCTGTTTAAGGTCTGGGATGGCGGTATGTCGTTCCACGGCGGCTTAATCGGCGTAATTGTGGTGATGCTGATCTTTGCACGTCGTACCAAACGCACTTTCTTCCAGGTAGCCGATTTTATTGCGCCACTGATCCCGTTTGGTTTAGGTGCCGGTCGTCTGGGCAATTTCATCAACGGCGAACTGTGGGGCCGCGTGGCGCCAGATTTCAAATTCGCCATGCTGTTTCCGGGTTCGCGTAGCGAAGATATCGCGCTGGCGGCCAATAATCCGCAATACCAGGAATTGCTGAACACCTACGGCGTGCTGCCGCGTCATGCCTCGCAGCTGTATGAGCTGTGCCTCGAAGGTATTGTGCTGTTCATCATTCTTAATCTGTTTATTCGCAAGCCGCGTCCGATGGGCAGCGTATCTGGCCTGTTCCTGATTGGCTACGGCGCATTCCGCATCATCGTTGAGTTCTTCCGTCAGCCCGATGCGCAGCTTGGTCTGTTCGAAGGCGGCGTCAGCATGGGACAAATTCTCTCAATCCCCATGATTCTGGCCGGTGTGATTATGATGGTTTGGGCGTATCGCCGTCGCCCGCAGCAACAAACGCGTGAGGTAAAATGA
- the thyA gene encoding thymidylate synthase: MKQYLDLMQHVLNEGAEKADRTGTGTLSIFGHQMRFNLQDGFPLVTTKKVHLRSIIHELLWFLKGETNIGYLKENKVTIWDEWADENGDLGPVYGKQWRSWGNASGEEIDQISKVIEQLKRDPDSRRIIVSAWNVGELDQMALAPCHAFFQFYVANGKLSCQLYQRSCDIFLGLPFNIASYALLVHMVAQQCDLEVGDFVWTGGDTHLYSNHLEQARLQLTREPRPLPKLVIKRKPASIFDYQFEDFDIEGYDPHPAIKAPVAI, from the coding sequence ATGAAACAATATCTGGACTTAATGCAACATGTGCTGAATGAAGGCGCAGAAAAGGCCGACCGTACCGGAACCGGCACGCTCTCCATTTTTGGCCACCAGATGCGTTTCAATTTGCAGGACGGTTTTCCGCTGGTTACGACCAAGAAAGTGCATCTGCGCTCAATTATTCATGAGCTGCTGTGGTTCCTCAAAGGCGAAACCAACATCGGTTATCTGAAAGAGAACAAGGTAACCATTTGGGATGAGTGGGCCGATGAGAACGGCGATCTTGGCCCGGTGTACGGTAAGCAGTGGCGCAGCTGGGGCAACGCTTCGGGCGAAGAAATCGATCAGATTAGCAAAGTGATTGAGCAGCTGAAGCGCGATCCGGATTCCCGCCGCATCATCGTTTCGGCGTGGAACGTGGGTGAGCTGGACCAGATGGCGCTGGCGCCTTGTCATGCCTTCTTCCAGTTCTACGTCGCTAACGGCAAGCTCTCTTGCCAGCTGTATCAGCGCTCGTGCGATATCTTCCTCGGTCTGCCGTTTAATATCGCCAGCTATGCGCTGCTGGTGCATATGGTGGCGCAGCAGTGCGACCTCGAAGTGGGTGATTTTGTCTGGACGGGTGGCGATACGCATCTCTACAGCAACCATCTGGAACAGGCACGCCTGCAATTGACGCGCGAACCGCGTCCGTTGCCGAAGCTGGTGATCAAGCGCAAACCGGCCTCCATCTTCGATTATCAATTCGAAGATTTCGACATTGAAGGCTACGATCCGCATCCGGCGATTAAAGCACCCGTAGCGATTTAA
- a CDS encoding prepilin-type N-terminal cleavage/methylation domain-containing protein yields the protein MNRNIHHGFTLPELLLVMVIAGILSVGALQGWQRWQHYQQLRESVAQLQGFLLRARAYASWHNRDLVLWLQPGENGCLGAGQKPVEGCALASRWLFRPPHASVRIAGMTGEVGFYGRRDVARPGSIDLISDAGHWRLIISARARIRACQPGEKGCE from the coding sequence ATGAACAGAAACATTCACCACGGATTCACCTTGCCTGAACTGTTATTGGTGATGGTGATTGCCGGCATACTCAGCGTGGGTGCCTTACAAGGCTGGCAGCGCTGGCAGCACTATCAACAGCTACGCGAAAGCGTTGCGCAACTGCAGGGATTTCTGCTGCGGGCCCGCGCTTACGCGAGCTGGCACAATCGCGATCTTGTTCTGTGGTTGCAGCCAGGGGAAAACGGCTGCCTTGGCGCGGGGCAAAAGCCTGTGGAAGGCTGTGCGTTGGCATCTCGTTGGCTATTCAGGCCGCCACATGCCAGCGTGCGCATTGCCGGCATGACGGGTGAAGTGGGGTTTTATGGGCGACGTGATGTGGCACGCCCTGGCAGTATCGATCTCATTAGCGATGCCGGACACTGGCGTCTAATCATCTCCGCCAGAGCGCGTATCCGAGCCTGTCAGCCGGGAGAGAAAGGATGCGAATAG
- a CDS encoding prepilin peptidase-dependent protein, translating to MRIAQRGFSLLEMLIAMAIGAILMLSVGRFLPLLLEQNLRLQQRVQLQQELQQIANTLQKALRRAGYCHGQCNGAALTLAANGSCVLLRWDENSNGRWEGVGHNESDYYGYRLRSGQLEMQRGVDECSSSGWERVSDPAFLTLDTFKLERQGTRLILQLAGHAASQSVTLEHWIEGINL from the coding sequence ATGCGAATAGCGCAAAGGGGTTTTAGCCTGCTGGAAATGCTGATTGCTATGGCGATTGGTGCCATTTTGATGCTCAGCGTAGGGCGCTTTTTGCCCCTGCTACTGGAGCAGAATCTGCGCCTGCAGCAGCGTGTGCAGCTGCAACAGGAACTGCAGCAGATCGCCAATACCTTACAGAAGGCACTGCGACGAGCGGGCTATTGTCACGGGCAGTGCAACGGTGCTGCGCTAACGCTTGCGGCGAATGGCAGCTGCGTTTTACTGCGCTGGGATGAGAACAGCAACGGGCGCTGGGAAGGTGTGGGGCACAACGAAAGTGACTATTACGGCTATCGGCTGCGCAGTGGACAGCTGGAAATGCAGCGTGGTGTGGATGAGTGCAGCAGCAGCGGGTGGGAGAGAGTGTCCGATCCGGCCTTTCTCACCCTCGACACCTTCAAACTTGAACGACAGGGAACACGCCTTATCCTGCAACTGGCAGGGCATGCGGCTAGCCAAAGCGTGACGTTGGAACACTGGATTGAAGGAATCAATCTATGA
- a CDS encoding DUF2509 family protein: MKQRGNSTLGMVLMMLIMGGLTLHATRSQLSQGMVSVADEQQHHQDFWQAQSALEWGSVQNWPQATGWQCQQWAAEQWQSCLLRMEDDNALLSAHGEGRALWLYRWVSLRNSQTQRQEHGWIDYCPLSQPELCQPEATGL; the protein is encoded by the coding sequence ATGAAGCAACGCGGCAACAGCACATTGGGTATGGTGCTGATGATGTTAATCATGGGTGGACTGACGTTGCATGCAACGCGCAGCCAGCTGTCGCAAGGGATGGTATCAGTGGCGGACGAGCAGCAGCATCACCAGGATTTCTGGCAGGCGCAGTCCGCACTGGAGTGGGGGAGCGTGCAAAACTGGCCGCAGGCGACCGGCTGGCAGTGCCAGCAGTGGGCGGCAGAGCAGTGGCAAAGCTGTCTATTACGTATGGAGGATGACAATGCGTTGTTATCAGCACATGGAGAAGGGCGAGCGCTGTGGCTCTATCGTTGGGTTTCTCTACGTAACTCGCAGACCCAGCGGCAAGAACATGGCTGGATCGATTATTGCCCGCTTTCGCAGCCGGAGCTGTGTCAGCCAGAAGCAACAGGGCTTTAG
- a CDS encoding prepilin-type N-terminal cleavage/methylation domain-containing protein, whose amino-acid sequence MAGSIIARFRSRSCVSQKQQGFSLAETLVAMLLLAMTISTLLQYHRALALGFSQQWQQRQAWRAAGQALLGHDVAGWQSQRQQQSIAGGCTLEQVTVTGPQQRSASLGQLNCR is encoded by the coding sequence ATGGCTGGATCGATTATTGCCCGCTTTCGCAGCCGGAGCTGTGTCAGCCAGAAGCAACAGGGCTTTAGCCTGGCGGAAACGCTGGTGGCGATGCTGCTGCTGGCAATGACCATCAGCACTTTGTTGCAATATCATCGGGCGCTGGCACTGGGTTTTAGCCAGCAGTGGCAGCAGCGGCAGGCCTGGCGTGCTGCAGGGCAGGCGCTGCTTGGTCATGACGTAGCGGGCTGGCAGAGCCAGCGCCAGCAGCAAAGCATCGCAGGCGGCTGTACACTTGAGCAGGTCACGGTGACGGGACCGCAACAGCGCTCGGCCTCATTAGGACAGCTCAATTGCCGCTGA
- the recC gene encoding exodeoxyribonuclease V subunit gamma: MFRVYHSNQLDLLKNLAGILIENQPLADPLAAEQVLVQSPGMAQWLQMELANSFGIAANIEFPLPASFIWNMFVKVLPDIPEESAFTKASMSWKLMHRLPTLLEQEAFQPLRHYLNDDDDKRKLYQLSARVADLFDQYLVYRSDWLNSWERGERIDGLGESQHWQAPLWCDLVSFTESLGQPMWHRANLYARFIRELEQANTPPPGLPQRVFICGISALPPVYLQALEALGRHIDIHLLFTNPCRHYWGDIQDYAFLAKLQSRQRRRLQSDELQPLFRDPASATSLFNDLGEQQLTNPLLASWGKLGRDNLFLLSQMESAANDIDAFVELPQDNLLHSLQSDLLNLDDKAVIGLNAGELADSSEKRQLDPHDRSITLQVCHSAQREVEVLQDHLLTLMEADPELKPRDIIVMVADIDSYAPFIQAAFASAPSKRYLPFAISDRRASQAHPAILALIGLLALPESRFASEDVLALLEVPALAQRFSVDESGLRLLRRWVMESGIRWGLDDASVEALALPVTGQHTWRFGLQRMLLGYALESGNGDWQGILPYDESSGLIAELAGHLAELLSRLEEWRARLAQERTLEDWLPLCRELITSFFSGDAESDAALLLVETQWQEIIEQGMQAAYHQPIPVTLLRDELRSRLDQQRISQRFLAGPINFCTLMPMRSIPFKVVCLLGMNDGVYPRTLAPLGFDLMQQQMRKGDRSRRDDDRYLFLEALISAQQQLYISYIGRAIQDNTERYPSVLVSELVDYLGQSFCLPGDEACEPDVSEQHVREHLQTLHSRMPFAAENFQPGAYGQSFAAEWLPAATGSGVAQPDFVQPLPPVPLETLSLEQLLRFWRHPVRAWFQQRLGVAFWMEESELPDSEPFAPDSLERYQINAQLLNTLVNGDDPAQLYARHRAAGNLPYGAFGEIFWQSQTEEMQEVAAEVSGQRQPAESWEINLKLGDVQLTGWLTQVQADGLLRWRPGVLNMNDGLLLWIEHLVYCALGGTGESRMYGRKQSHWRFTALDADRALVLLSEYVGGYQAGLVQPLMLLNKSGGAWLEASFDSKAHLLLEDEATQKKALNKLLQAWQGGFQVEGESSDPYLQRLSRTLDEEAIQAITAAARQWYLPVRLAHQHDE, encoded by the coding sequence ATGTTCCGGGTCTATCATTCCAATCAGCTCGATCTGTTGAAAAATCTGGCAGGTATTCTGATTGAAAACCAGCCGCTAGCCGATCCGCTTGCTGCTGAACAGGTGCTGGTACAGAGTCCCGGTATGGCGCAATGGCTGCAAATGGAGCTGGCTAACAGTTTCGGTATCGCCGCCAACATCGAGTTTCCTTTGCCCGCCAGTTTTATCTGGAACATGTTCGTTAAGGTGCTACCCGATATCCCTGAAGAGAGCGCCTTCACCAAAGCCAGCATGAGCTGGAAGCTGATGCATCGGCTGCCGACCTTGCTGGAGCAGGAGGCCTTCCAGCCGCTGCGGCACTATCTCAATGACGACGATGATAAGCGTAAGCTGTATCAGCTCAGCGCCCGCGTCGCCGACCTGTTTGACCAATATCTGGTGTACCGCTCGGACTGGCTCAATAGCTGGGAGCGCGGTGAACGAATTGATGGCTTAGGCGAATCGCAGCATTGGCAGGCACCGCTGTGGTGCGATCTGGTCAGCTTTACGGAGAGCCTCGGCCAGCCGATGTGGCATCGTGCCAATCTTTATGCGCGCTTTATCCGTGAACTGGAACAGGCAAACACGCCGCCGCCAGGTCTGCCACAGCGCGTATTCATTTGCGGTATTTCCGCGCTGCCGCCGGTCTATCTTCAGGCGTTAGAAGCGCTGGGACGGCATATCGATATCCATCTGCTGTTCACCAATCCATGTCGCCACTATTGGGGTGACATTCAGGATTATGCTTTCCTGGCGAAGCTGCAAAGCCGCCAGCGGCGTCGTTTACAATCAGATGAGCTACAGCCGCTGTTTCGCGATCCGGCTAGCGCCACGTCGTTATTTAACGATCTCGGCGAGCAACAGCTCACCAATCCACTGCTCGCGTCATGGGGCAAGTTGGGGCGCGATAATCTGTTTTTACTGAGCCAGATGGAATCCGCCGCCAACGACATTGATGCCTTTGTGGAATTGCCCCAAGACAATCTGCTGCACAGTCTGCAGTCGGACCTGCTCAATCTCGACGATAAAGCGGTGATTGGACTGAACGCCGGTGAACTGGCCGACAGCAGTGAGAAACGCCAGCTTGATCCGCACGATCGCTCGATCACGCTGCAGGTGTGCCATAGTGCGCAGCGTGAAGTTGAAGTGTTGCAGGATCACCTGCTAACGCTAATGGAAGCCGATCCCGAGCTCAAGCCGCGCGACATCATTGTCATGGTGGCAGACATTGACAGTTATGCCCCCTTTATTCAGGCCGCTTTTGCCAGCGCGCCGAGTAAGCGCTATTTACCCTTTGCCATTTCAGACCGCCGCGCCAGCCAGGCGCACCCGGCTATATTGGCGTTGATCGGTTTACTGGCATTGCCGGAAAGCCGTTTTGCTTCGGAAGATGTGCTGGCGTTGCTGGAAGTGCCAGCGCTGGCGCAACGCTTCTCAGTGGATGAAAGCGGGCTGCGACTGCTACGCCGTTGGGTGATGGAATCCGGTATCCGCTGGGGGTTGGATGATGCCAGTGTGGAAGCGTTGGCGCTGCCGGTGACCGGACAACATACCTGGCGTTTTGGTCTGCAGCGCATGCTGCTGGGCTACGCGCTAGAAAGTGGCAACGGCGACTGGCAGGGTATTTTGCCGTATGACGAGTCCAGTGGCCTCATCGCTGAGCTGGCGGGACATCTGGCCGAATTACTCTCTCGGCTTGAAGAGTGGCGCGCGCGTCTGGCGCAAGAGCGCACGCTTGAGGATTGGTTGCCATTATGTCGCGAGCTGATCACCAGCTTCTTCAGCGGTGATGCCGAAAGTGACGCCGCACTGCTGCTGGTGGAAACGCAGTGGCAGGAGATTATTGAACAGGGTATGCAAGCGGCTTATCACCAGCCGATTCCGGTCACATTACTGCGCGATGAGCTGCGTTCGCGCCTCGATCAGCAGCGGATTAGCCAACGTTTTCTTGCCGGCCCGATCAACTTTTGTACGCTGATGCCAATGCGCTCTATTCCCTTCAAGGTGGTGTGTTTGCTGGGCATGAACGACGGGGTTTACCCGCGCACATTAGCGCCACTTGGTTTCGACCTCATGCAGCAGCAGATGCGTAAGGGCGATCGCAGTCGCCGTGATGATGACCGCTACCTGTTCCTCGAAGCGTTAATTTCGGCGCAGCAGCAGCTGTATATCAGCTATATCGGCCGCGCTATTCAGGACAACACCGAGCGCTATCCCTCAGTATTAGTGAGTGAGCTGGTGGATTATCTTGGGCAGAGTTTCTGTTTACCCGGCGACGAAGCCTGTGAGCCTGACGTCAGCGAGCAGCATGTGCGTGAACATCTACAAACGCTACATAGCCGAATGCCTTTTGCGGCGGAGAACTTCCAACCGGGCGCATATGGCCAAAGTTTTGCGGCGGAATGGCTACCTGCCGCAACCGGCAGCGGGGTCGCGCAACCTGATTTTGTCCAGCCTTTACCGCCTGTGCCATTGGAAACGTTGTCGCTGGAGCAACTGCTGCGTTTCTGGCGCCATCCGGTGCGCGCCTGGTTCCAGCAGCGCTTAGGCGTCGCATTTTGGATGGAAGAGAGCGAACTGCCCGACAGCGAACCCTTCGCTCCCGACAGTCTGGAGCGTTATCAAATCAACGCCCAGCTGTTAAATACGCTGGTCAACGGTGACGATCCGGCGCAGCTGTATGCTCGCCATCGTGCCGCAGGCAATCTACCGTACGGCGCTTTTGGGGAAATTTTCTGGCAGAGCCAGACCGAAGAGATGCAGGAAGTGGCGGCGGAGGTGAGCGGTCAACGCCAGCCGGCGGAGAGTTGGGAGATCAATCTGAAGCTGGGCGATGTGCAATTGACCGGCTGGCTGACCCAGGTGCAAGCTGATGGGCTGCTGCGCTGGCGTCCGGGCGTGCTTAATATGAACGATGGACTGTTGTTATGGATCGAACATCTGGTGTATTGCGCGTTAGGCGGTACGGGTGAAAGCCGTATGTACGGTCGTAAACAGAGTCACTGGCGTTTTACGGCACTGGATGCCGATCGGGCATTAGTTTTGCTGAGCGAGTATGTTGGGGGTTATCAGGCGGGATTAGTACAGCCGCTGATGCTGCTCAATAAATCGGGTGGGGCCTGGCTGGAGGCCAGCTTTGATAGCAAGGCGCACCTGCTGCTGGAAGACGAAGCAACGCAGAAAAAGGCACTTAACAAACTGCTGCAAGCCTGGCAGGGTGGTTTCCAGGTTGAAGGCGAGAGCAGCGATCCCTATCTTCAGCGCCTTAGCCGAACACTTGATGAAGAGGCTATCCAGGCGATTACCGCTGCCGCACGGCAATGGTATTTGCCGGTGCGCCTTGCGCATCAACATGATGAATAG